From the Metamycoplasma hominis ATCC 23114 genome, one window contains:
- a CDS encoding DNA gyrase/topoisomerase IV subunit B: MSLNNYEASDLKVLKGLDAVRKRPGMYIGSTDSSGLHHLIWEIFDNAIDEALSGFANKIIVTLKKDSSVIVEDNGRGIPVNKHESGKSGVELVFTELHAGGKFGDGAYKTSGGLHGVGSSVVNALSSKVEVTVWRDKKAYFTAFQQDTIIEKTHEISPTTKQGTKVQFWADFSIFKKSKYSPEIIKEKLREASFLMPNLTIEFYNENTDEHVTFKTKDGIKEYINFVGEGKKFISEIFYASGMCNYGIEIDLALVYTDGYSESIYSFVNNVKTRDGGTHETALKTALTKTINDYASKNGLAKKITFEGSDVREGIIAVISLKVPEEILEFVGQTKDKLGTPEAREVVEDFVSQKFYFFLNENKIEAEKIISKIKKAYEAKVAARNAKNEARKIKNKFENRKILSGKLTPAQSKNPAVKELFLVEGDSAGGSAKLGRNRVTQAILPLRGKVINTDKAKLSDVLANEEIATIINTIGAGIGEDFNLKNAQYHKIIIMTDADTDGAHIQTLLLTFFWRYMKKLVENGMVYIALPPLYKISIKSKNTQPLYAWDEDQLKEITSKYTNYEIQRYKGLGEMNADQLWETTMNPETRSIIKVDVEDEILVERNVSTLMSDDVIARKQWINNNVDFSSEDDFKINNK, translated from the coding sequence ATGAGTTTAAATAATTACGAAGCTAGCGATTTAAAAGTTTTAAAAGGATTAGATGCTGTCAGAAAAAGACCGGGAATGTATATTGGGTCTACTGATTCAAGTGGGCTTCATCACTTAATTTGGGAAATTTTTGATAATGCTATTGATGAAGCGTTGAGTGGGTTTGCAAATAAAATAATTGTAACTTTAAAGAAGGATTCTTCTGTTATTGTTGAAGACAACGGTAGGGGAATCCCTGTCAATAAACACGAGTCTGGAAAAAGTGGAGTTGAGCTCGTCTTTACTGAGCTTCATGCTGGTGGTAAATTTGGCGATGGTGCTTATAAAACAAGTGGAGGATTACACGGAGTGGGTTCCTCGGTTGTCAATGCCTTAAGTTCTAAAGTTGAAGTTACGGTTTGAAGAGATAAAAAAGCATACTTTACAGCCTTTCAACAAGATACAATTATTGAAAAAACACATGAGATATCTCCAACTACAAAACAAGGAACAAAGGTTCAATTTTGAGCCGACTTTTCAATATTTAAAAAATCAAAATATTCACCTGAAATAATTAAAGAAAAATTAAGAGAAGCAAGTTTTTTAATGCCAAATCTTACTATTGAATTTTATAATGAAAATACCGATGAACATGTAACATTTAAAACCAAAGATGGCATAAAAGAATATATAAATTTTGTTGGTGAAGGCAAAAAATTTATTAGTGAAATTTTTTATGCATCTGGTATGTGCAATTACGGCATTGAAATTGACTTGGCATTAGTATATACTGATGGATATAGTGAATCAATTTACAGTTTTGTAAATAATGTAAAGACTCGTGATGGTGGAACACATGAAACAGCACTTAAAACCGCATTAACTAAGACAATAAATGATTATGCTTCTAAAAATGGTTTAGCTAAGAAAATAACTTTTGAAGGCTCGGATGTTAGAGAAGGAATAATTGCTGTTATTTCTTTAAAAGTCCCAGAAGAAATATTAGAATTTGTAGGTCAAACGAAAGATAAATTAGGTACGCCAGAGGCTAGAGAAGTTGTTGAAGATTTTGTAAGTCAAAAGTTTTATTTCTTTTTAAATGAAAACAAAATTGAAGCAGAAAAAATTATTTCTAAAATTAAAAAAGCATACGAAGCAAAAGTTGCAGCTAGAAATGCAAAAAACGAAGCACGTAAGATTAAAAATAAATTTGAGAATAGAAAGATTCTTTCAGGAAAATTAACTCCTGCTCAAAGTAAAAATCCTGCCGTTAAAGAATTGTTTTTAGTTGAAGGTGATTCAGCTGGCGGTTCTGCTAAATTAGGAAGAAATAGAGTTACCCAGGCAATATTGCCACTTAGAGGTAAAGTTATCAACACCGATAAAGCAAAATTAAGCGATGTTTTAGCAAATGAAGAAATTGCAACAATAATTAATACAATCGGAGCAGGTATAGGCGAAGACTTCAATTTAAAAAATGCTCAATATCACAAAATTATTATTATGACAGATGCTGACACTGATGGTGCTCACATTCAAACATTACTATTAACATTCTTTTGACGTTATATGAAAAAACTAGTTGAAAACGGTATGGTTTATATTGCTTTGCCACCTCTTTATAAGATTTCAATAAAATCAAAAAATACACAGCCCCTTTATGCTTGGGATGAAGATCAATTAAAAGAAATTACTTCAAAATATACCAACTATGAAATTCAACGCTACAAAGGGCTTGGCGAGATGAATGCTGATCAGCTTTGAGAAACAACAATGAACCCCGAAACTCGTTCAATAATTAAAGTTGATGTAGAAGATGAAATTTTAGTCGAAAGAAATGTTTCAACATTGATGAGTGACGACGTAATAGCAAGAAAACAATGAATAAACAATAATGTTGATTTTTCATCAGAAGATGATTTTAAAATAAATAATAAGTAG